The following are from one region of the Paenibacillus sp. KS-LC4 genome:
- a CDS encoding YdcF family protein produces the protein MKQMLRTGSSRRKRRTNKRPGLLLFRMLAWCTVAGVFWCGYVLWVINSYDAAKETKKAEVGIVLGAALWDNVPSPALKERLNFAYKLYEQGKVDKLIMSGGLDAGGAVVTEAAGMKTYLVDKGIPVDKLLLEDQSTSTYENLLFSKIIMEREGFASALIITHQFHAPRAFEIARFLNYTSVEAAGTPSQVLKPWNAEGREVLAYTKWKLDALMLWLG, from the coding sequence ATGAAGCAAATGCTAAGGACAGGGAGCAGCCGGCGCAAGCGGCGGACGAATAAGCGTCCGGGGCTGCTCTTGTTTCGTATGCTGGCATGGTGCACGGTTGCTGGAGTTTTCTGGTGTGGTTATGTGTTATGGGTCATTAACAGTTATGATGCTGCTAAAGAGACCAAGAAAGCAGAGGTCGGTATTGTACTCGGCGCTGCGCTTTGGGACAATGTGCCGAGTCCAGCGCTTAAAGAACGTCTGAACTTTGCTTATAAGCTATATGAGCAAGGCAAGGTGGACAAGCTTATTATGAGCGGGGGTCTTGATGCAGGAGGCGCGGTCGTCACAGAAGCGGCGGGAATGAAGACGTATTTGGTTGATAAAGGCATTCCAGTGGACAAGCTGCTGCTGGAGGATCAATCGACAAGCACTTATGAGAATTTGCTGTTTAGCAAAATCATTATGGAGCGCGAAGGTTTTGCGAGCGCTTTAATAATTACCCATCAATTTCATGCGCCTAGAGCATTTGAAATTGCGCGATTTTTGAACTACACATCGGTTGAGGCTGCTGGCACGCCTTCACAGGTGTTGAAGCCGTGGAATGCTGAGGGGCGTGAGGTTTTGGCATACACGAAATGGAAGCTTGATGCCCTCATGCTCTGGCTAGGCTGA